In Sphingobacteriaceae bacterium, the following are encoded in one genomic region:
- a CDS encoding mechanosensitive ion channel, translating to MHEFLNHTLFTFNSLQLKMYSVVKLLGFILCVFILLKVIKKSIYRVESFDGAKKYSIYTLLKYVILVIASIVSLRLIGFDLSILMAGSAALLVGLGLGIQNLFSDYISGIIILIDSSVKVGDVIEINGMICTVQEIQLRTTKVLTRDDKNIILPNTDLTRNQLINWSHSKSFARFEIAVGVDYGSDVLLVMEILKKVAINHPKTNKHPEPFVRFQNFGESSLDFLLFFWSEELFRIENIKSDMRIQIFKEFKKNNISIPFPQRVIHSK from the coding sequence ATGCACGAATTTTTAAATCATACCCTCTTTACATTTAATTCCTTACAACTTAAAATGTATTCAGTAGTTAAGTTGTTGGGTTTTATACTATGTGTTTTTATATTATTAAAAGTAATTAAGAAAAGTATTTACCGAGTTGAAAGTTTTGATGGTGCTAAAAAGTATTCGATATATACATTATTAAAATATGTGATTTTAGTAATTGCATCTATCGTTTCGTTAAGATTGATTGGTTTTGATTTATCAATACTAATGGCGGGTTCGGCAGCCTTGTTGGTTGGATTAGGACTCGGAATTCAAAACTTGTTTAGTGATTATATTTCCGGAATCATAATTTTAATAGATTCATCGGTAAAAGTGGGAGATGTAATTGAAATAAACGGAATGATATGTACAGTACAAGAAATTCAACTCCGTACTACCAAGGTTTTAACAAGGGATGATAAAAACATTATTTTACCAAATACGGATTTAACCCGGAATCAATTAATTAATTGGTCACACAGTAAATCGTTTGCGCGATTTGAAATAGCTGTTGGAGTAGATTACGGATCGGATGTTTTATTGGTGATGGAAATATTAAAAAAGGTGGCCATTAATCATCCAAAAACAAATAAGCATCCCGAACCTTTTGTTCGCTTCCAAAATTTCGGAGAATCTTCATTAGATTTTTTACTTTTCTTTTGGTCCGAAGAATTATTTAGAATTGAAAACATAAAAAGTGATATGCGCATTCAAATATTCAAAGAGTTTAAAAAGAATAATATCAGTATTCCATTTCCACAAAGAGTTATTCATTCTAAATAA
- a CDS encoding universal stress protein, with translation MKTILVPTDFSNNANNALVFANSIAKKLNAKIILLYIYEPTISKSNPISGLIAEEIVSAKNNAEKKIKALASKYITVNYKSIIEVHDPVETILLASSKLKVDLIVMGTHGATGLKKVIFGSNTSNVIAKAKVPVLAIPQGYKSLKIDKIICTSDLWNIDKELKAISPIAKALGTVIEVIYLDFGWEKELKPAQHFNAAIKKLRNKKIYLTRIKSSVEDRMVDVIQRSVNKSKNALFTMFPEKLNFIERIFIGSKTEQIAKGLKMPLLSIRKENLKK, from the coding sequence ATGAAAACCATACTCGTGCCGACAGACTTTTCAAACAATGCCAATAATGCGTTGGTATTTGCTAATTCGATTGCCAAAAAACTAAATGCAAAGATAATTCTGCTGTATATATATGAGCCTACGATCAGCAAATCGAATCCTATAAGCGGATTAATTGCTGAAGAAATTGTTAGTGCCAAAAATAATGCTGAAAAGAAAATCAAAGCCCTGGCTTCAAAATATATTACGGTGAATTATAAAAGTATCATTGAAGTGCACGATCCGGTTGAAACCATATTATTAGCTTCTTCTAAATTGAAAGTTGATTTGATTGTAATGGGTACACACGGCGCCACGGGATTAAAGAAAGTTATATTTGGTTCAAACACATCAAATGTAATTGCGAAAGCTAAAGTGCCTGTTTTGGCCATTCCACAAGGGTATAAATCATTGAAGATTGATAAAATTATTTGCACCTCTGACTTATGGAATATCGATAAAGAGTTAAAAGCCATTAGCCCGATTGCTAAAGCATTAGGAACCGTTATTGAAGTTATTTATTTGGATTTTGGATGGGAAAAAGAATTAAAACCTGCTCAGCATTTTAACGCAGCCATAAAAAAACTCAGAAATAAAAAAATATATTTAACCAGAATAAAGTCGTCGGTTGAAGACAGAATGGTTGATGTTATCCAAAGATCAGTAAATAAAAGCAAGAATGCCCTATTTACTATGTTCCCGGAGAAATTAAATTTTATTGAAAGAATTTTTATTGGTAGTAAAACTGAGCAAATTGCCAAGGGATTAAAAATGCCACTTTTATCAATCCGAAAAGAGAACCTTAAAAAATAA
- the sucD gene encoding succinate--CoA ligase subunit alpha — protein MSVLVNKNSKVIVQGFTGGEGTFHATQMIEYGTNVVGGVTPGKGGTTHLDKPVFNTVADAVQNTGADVSIIFVPASFAADAIMEAADAGIKVIVCITEGIPVKDMISTKEYLKTKNCRLIGPNCPGVITAGEAKVGIMPGFVFKKGKIGIVSKSGTLTYEAADQIVKAGMGITTAIGIGGDPIIGTPTKDAVELLMNDPETEAIVMIGEIGGSYEAEAARWIKANGNKKPVVGFIAGQTAPKGRTMGHAGAIVGGAEDTAQAKMEILRENGIVVCESPADIGKTMVEVLKKQKVGA, from the coding sequence ATGTCGGTATTAGTTAATAAAAATTCAAAGGTAATTGTTCAAGGGTTTACAGGTGGAGAAGGAACCTTTCACGCCACGCAGATGATAGAATATGGAACCAACGTGGTGGGTGGTGTAACACCCGGTAAAGGTGGAACGACTCATTTAGACAAACCAGTTTTCAATACTGTTGCAGATGCAGTACAAAATACGGGAGCTGATGTTTCAATTATTTTTGTACCGGCTTCATTTGCGGCTGATGCTATTATGGAAGCTGCTGACGCGGGAATTAAAGTAATTGTATGTATTACTGAAGGCATTCCGGTAAAAGACATGATTTCCACTAAGGAATATTTAAAAACAAAAAATTGCAGATTAATTGGGCCTAATTGTCCTGGAGTGATTACGGCAGGTGAAGCAAAAGTTGGCATTATGCCCGGGTTTGTTTTCAAAAAAGGTAAAATCGGAATTGTGAGTAAGAGTGGAACTTTAACATATGAAGCAGCGGATCAAATTGTAAAAGCCGGTATGGGAATTACAACTGCGATTGGAATAGGGGGAGATCCTATTATTGGAACACCTACTAAAGATGCTGTAGAGTTGTTGATGAACGACCCGGAAACCGAAGCCATCGTAATGATTGGTGAAATAGGAGGAAGTTATGAGGCTGAAGCAGCACGTTGGATAAAAGCAAACGGAAATAAAAAACCGGTAGTTGGTTTTATTGCGGGTCAAACAGCACCCAAAGGAAGAACAATGGGACACGCAGGTGCAATTGTAGGTGGAGCAGAAGATACAGCCCAAGCTAAAATGGAAATTTTAAGAGAAAACGGTATTGTTGTTTGTGAAAGCCCCGCTGATATTGGTAAAACAATGGTAGAGGTACTTAAAAAACAGAAAGTCGGCGCCTAA
- a CDS encoding SpoIIE family protein phosphatase has translation METATKNFFILYKPKDIVSGDFYYAQAHKPAGSKNELFYICTADCTGHGVPGALMSMVGISRLNESILEKNLKHPNEILDNVRKGIIDSLNPEGSEEESKDGMDCVLCVYDFPNNKLEFAAANNPLWLVRDGQVTEYKPDKMPVGKYHDELKPFTLQSIDLKKGDTVYTFTDGFADQFGGPKGKKFKYKQLQEMLVSTCHLALEEQKEILNKKFEEWKGNLEQVDDVCVIGIRI, from the coding sequence ATGGAAACAGCAACAAAAAACTTCTTTATCCTCTACAAACCTAAAGATATTGTTAGTGGAGATTTTTATTATGCACAGGCACATAAACCAGCCGGAAGCAAAAATGAATTGTTTTACATCTGTACTGCAGATTGTACCGGGCATGGTGTGCCGGGTGCTTTGATGAGTATGGTGGGAATTTCTCGTTTAAATGAGTCTATTCTTGAAAAAAACTTAAAACATCCAAATGAGATTTTAGATAATGTAAGAAAAGGGATTATTGATTCATTAAATCCGGAAGGTAGTGAAGAAGAAAGTAAAGATGGTATGGATTGTGTATTATGTGTTTACGATTTCCCAAATAATAAATTAGAATTTGCTGCTGCTAATAATCCACTTTGGTTAGTGAGAGACGGACAGGTAACAGAATATAAACCGGATAAAATGCCCGTTGGTAAATATCATGATGAATTAAAACCTTTCACTTTACAGTCAATCGACTTAAAAAAAGGGGATACAGTGTATACCTTCACAGACGGATTTGCTGATCAATTCGGAGGGCCAAAAGGAAAAAAATTCAAATACAAACAATTACAAGAAATGCTTGTTTCTACTTGTCATTTGGCATTAGAAGAGCAAAAAGAAATTCTAAATAAAAAGTTTGAAGAGTGGAAGGGAAATTTGGAACAGGTAGATGATGTTTGTGTAATAGGAATTAGAATTTAA
- a CDS encoding S8 family peptidase yields MKKILLLTFICNLILIELSAQTKYWVRFNTKNGTPYSISNPSVFLTARSIQRRVDYSINVHESDLPVNPSFISQIASVPGANVIYASKWLNGVVISATSAAVLTSINNFSFVSSTTPVTKYKVNFPEVSNSATPLNYQSKSNAATHYYGRSYWQNKQLGLDCIHEQGKKGQGIVIAVLDAGFSGVDINPVFDSLRARGGILGTRDFVSGGNSVYEDHFHGAAVLSIMAAVVPSLIVGTAPQADYWLLRTEDAPTEKIIEEYNWIRGAEFADSVGADILTTSLGYTEFDISSQNHTYATLNGKTAPMSIAATMAARKGMLVLNAAGNEGNNPWNFISVPADADSICTVGAVDSLVLHASFSSKGPTADGRRKPDFSARGVATWVSWQSNGACEAGNGTSYATPAVAGALACFWQAHKNFNNIKVIDTLKKSSSHHMNPDNEVGWGIPTMCAIPVGLNKNKSNEQTQKLKVYPNPFTNSISIFVDALKNQTFKISIYNAIGQEVFTSQSDSYNFNLDLTDLGNGFYFIHVKSLNYSETKKIIKN; encoded by the coding sequence ATGAAAAAAATTCTACTTCTTACTTTTATTTGCAATTTAATTTTAATTGAACTTTCTGCTCAAACAAAATATTGGGTAAGATTCAATACAAAAAACGGAACACCTTATTCTATTTCAAACCCTAGTGTTTTCTTAACCGCCCGCTCCATTCAGCGAAGAGTTGATTATAGCATCAATGTTCATGAAAGTGATTTGCCGGTTAATCCTTCATTCATCAGTCAAATTGCTTCAGTGCCGGGTGCCAATGTGATTTACGCATCTAAATGGCTGAATGGGGTAGTGATCAGCGCAACGAGCGCCGCTGTTTTAACGAGCATCAATAATTTTTCTTTTGTATCGAGCACAACGCCGGTAACAAAATACAAAGTGAATTTTCCGGAAGTTTCAAATTCAGCTACTCCATTAAATTATCAAAGTAAATCAAATGCAGCAACCCATTATTACGGCAGATCGTATTGGCAAAATAAACAATTAGGGCTAGATTGTATTCATGAACAAGGAAAAAAGGGGCAAGGGATTGTGATTGCGGTATTAGATGCAGGTTTCTCCGGTGTGGATATTAATCCGGTATTTGATAGTTTACGTGCGCGTGGAGGAATACTAGGCACACGTGATTTTGTTTCAGGAGGTAATTCGGTTTATGAAGATCATTTTCATGGTGCAGCTGTACTTTCAATAATGGCAGCCGTTGTTCCTAGCTTAATTGTAGGAACAGCGCCACAAGCCGATTATTGGTTATTAAGAACAGAAGATGCTCCAACGGAAAAAATAATTGAAGAATATAATTGGATTAGAGGTGCTGAATTTGCAGATAGCGTTGGCGCCGATATCTTAACAACATCTTTAGGTTATACAGAATTTGATATTTCTTCTCAAAATCATACCTATGCTACCTTAAATGGCAAAACCGCGCCAATGAGCATTGCGGCCACAATGGCGGCAAGGAAAGGAATGTTAGTTTTAAATGCTGCCGGCAATGAAGGAAATAACCCGTGGAATTTTATAAGTGTACCAGCCGACGCAGATAGCATTTGTACTGTTGGGGCTGTTGACAGTTTGGTTTTACATGCTAGCTTCAGCTCTAAAGGACCAACAGCGGATGGCCGAAGAAAACCTGATTTCAGTGCAAGAGGAGTCGCTACTTGGGTAAGTTGGCAATCCAATGGTGCTTGTGAAGCCGGAAATGGAACATCATACGCAACTCCGGCAGTGGCCGGTGCTTTAGCCTGCTTTTGGCAAGCCCATAAAAATTTTAATAACATCAAAGTAATTGATACGCTTAAAAAATCTTCTTCTCATCACATGAATCCGGATAACGAAGTAGGTTGGGGCATACCGACTATGTGCGCCATTCCGGTAGGATTAAATAAAAATAAATCAAATGAGCAAACCCAAAAATTAAAAGTCTATCCAAATCCATTCACCAATAGTATTTCAATTTTTGTAGATGCTTTGAAAAACCAAACTTTTAAAATATCCATTTACAATGCAATAGGACAAGAAGTGTTTACATCTCAATCGGACTCGTACAATTTCAATTTGGATCTTACAGATTTGGGTAATGGTTTTTACTTTATTCATGTAAAATCACTTAATTATTCTGAAACCAAAAAAATAATCAAGAACTAA
- the rnhA gene encoding ribonuclease HI produces MEQAIELYTDGAASGNPGPGGYGIVLIYGKHRKELSGGFRKTTNNRMELLAVILGLESIQDKKLKVKIFSDSKYVVDAVNLKWVFNWKLKGFEKKANPDLWRRLLQVYDPLTHEFIWVKGHADNVENNRCDELAVAASKTENLKADEYYESLNNGTLNL; encoded by the coding sequence ATGGAACAGGCGATTGAATTATATACCGATGGCGCTGCTAGCGGTAATCCGGGACCCGGAGGTTATGGTATAGTGCTTATTTATGGAAAACATCGAAAAGAATTGAGCGGAGGATTTCGAAAAACCACGAATAACAGAATGGAATTGCTGGCGGTAATTTTGGGGCTGGAATCAATACAAGATAAAAAGTTAAAGGTTAAAATTTTTTCTGACAGCAAATACGTAGTAGATGCAGTGAATTTAAAGTGGGTTTTTAATTGGAAACTCAAAGGATTCGAAAAAAAAGCTAATCCTGATTTATGGCGACGTTTGTTACAGGTATATGATCCCTTAACGCATGAATTTATTTGGGTAAAAGGTCATGCAGATAACGTGGAGAATAACAGATGCGATGAATTAGCAGTTGCTGCATCAAAAACGGAGAACCTGAAAGCGGATGAATATTATGAATCATTAAATAATGGAACATTGAATTTATAA
- a CDS encoding S8 family serine peptidase — translation MNKLLLISGISFLLTFAGGVSNAQTKYWVKFKNKNGTPYTLNNPTAYLSGQSYLRRITYAISLDSTDLPVTPAYVSQLSAVPNVTLVYVSKWINGAVVAITNTNVLSTINSFSFVNSTAPVSKYKLNNITVPDEPQSYIGKGTEAVSTPSPFYGGAWWQAKQLGVECLHSQGYRGQGITIAVLDAGFKNVDINPVFDSLRNRNGILGTRDFVTGGNSVYEDDNHGAMVLSCMAAIKPGTICGTAPMANYWLLRTEDAPTEKIVEEYNWIRGAEFADSVGADILTTSLGYTTFDIPSQNHSFADLDGKTAHMSIASTMAARKGMFVLNSAGNGNGGPWPKIGIPADADSICSVGAIDSLSNVAGFSSLGPTADGRIKPDLVARGSKAWVSFVNGSCGYSNGTSFACPILAGAVACFWQAHKTYNCIKVLDTLRNTATFSLTPNNSRGWGRPQMCLIPPIVTNADELKTKSDFRIFPNPFSSEITIDLLAEGAKKISITNLIGQTIQELTINEKTKRLDLNLNNFSPGVYFIKVQSGNYHTIKKVIKN, via the coding sequence ATGAATAAATTATTATTAATTAGCGGAATATCTTTTCTCTTAACCTTTGCTGGCGGTGTAAGCAACGCTCAAACTAAATACTGGGTAAAATTTAAAAACAAAAATGGCACCCCATACACTTTAAACAATCCTACGGCATACCTAAGCGGACAATCTTACCTAAGACGAATTACCTATGCCATTAGTTTAGATAGTACAGATTTGCCTGTAACACCGGCTTATGTTTCTCAATTAAGTGCGGTACCTAATGTTACTTTAGTTTATGTTTCGAAATGGATTAATGGTGCTGTTGTGGCCATTACTAACACCAATGTACTTTCAACTATCAATAGTTTTTCTTTTGTAAATTCTACCGCACCGGTATCCAAATATAAACTGAATAACATAACGGTTCCCGATGAACCTCAAAGTTATATCGGCAAAGGTACTGAAGCAGTTTCAACACCTTCACCATTTTACGGTGGTGCCTGGTGGCAAGCCAAACAATTAGGCGTAGAATGTTTACATAGTCAAGGTTATCGCGGACAAGGCATAACGATAGCCGTATTAGATGCCGGATTTAAAAATGTGGATATTAATCCGGTATTTGATAGTTTAAGAAACAGAAATGGAATATTAGGAACCCGTGATTTTGTAACAGGAGGCAATAGTGTTTATGAAGATGATAACCACGGAGCCATGGTATTATCTTGTATGGCAGCCATAAAGCCGGGAACCATATGCGGTACAGCGCCTATGGCTAATTATTGGTTGTTAAGAACTGAAGACGCGCCAACTGAAAAAATTGTTGAAGAATATAACTGGATTAGAGGAGCTGAATTTGCGGATAGTGTAGGAGCTGATATTTTAACTACATCTTTAGGTTATACCACTTTTGATATACCTTCTCAAAATCACAGCTTTGCCGACTTAGACGGAAAAACAGCACATATGAGTATCGCTTCCACCATGGCTGCCCGTAAAGGCATGTTTGTGTTAAATTCAGCAGGGAACGGAAACGGTGGCCCATGGCCAAAAATCGGAATACCTGCAGATGCAGATAGTATTTGTTCAGTTGGAGCAATTGATAGTTTATCTAATGTGGCCGGATTTAGTTCATTGGGTCCAACTGCGGATGGAAGAATAAAACCGGATTTAGTAGCCCGAGGCTCAAAAGCCTGGGTAAGTTTTGTGAATGGAAGTTGCGGATATAGTAACGGAACTTCTTTCGCTTGTCCGATTTTAGCAGGAGCAGTAGCTTGTTTTTGGCAAGCACATAAAACTTACAATTGTATAAAAGTGTTAGATACTTTACGAAATACGGCAACCTTTAGTTTAACACCAAATAATTCAAGGGGGTGGGGAAGACCTCAAATGTGTTTAATTCCTCCAATCGTAACCAATGCTGATGAGCTAAAAACGAAAAGCGATTTCAGAATTTTTCCAAATCCGTTTTCGTCCGAAATTACCATAGATTTACTTGCTGAAGGCGCAAAAAAAATCTCAATTACAAATTTGATTGGACAAACTATACAAGAACTTACAATAAATGAAAAGACCAAGCGACTAGATTTAAACTTGAACAACTTTTCTCCAGGCGTTTATTTTATTAAAGTTCAATCGGGGAATTATCACACCATTAAAAAAGTGATTAAAAATTAG
- a CDS encoding SPOR domain-containing protein, with product MKSTICIFFLSFISSSVFSQIQINTNLPNVIGPSDELNVEVKITKSDIEGFAKYQMDVPAGIKAGEGNSLQGSFTFEEQRIKIVWVNIPGEKEFIFSFKLNTGNKKGEIVLNQKFFYLVDGAKKDTEAEPLTINIQDGATTSLASLTLNENASDPISTNENPDVKTNPVVNSNTVTNNPEIKKENGQGITYRLQLGAFGTDPGKSRFSNAGSVSIIQENGLYKVQLGSFSTKEEALAKRSALLQKGIESFIAAYKDGKRL from the coding sequence ATGAAAAGTACTATTTGCATTTTTTTTCTGTCATTTATTTCTAGTTCAGTTTTTTCACAAATACAAATAAATACGAATCTTCCCAATGTTATAGGTCCATCTGATGAATTGAATGTTGAAGTTAAAATCACAAAATCTGACATTGAAGGATTTGCCAAATACCAAATGGATGTACCGGCCGGAATAAAAGCCGGAGAAGGAAATAGCTTGCAGGGAAGTTTTACGTTTGAAGAACAAAGAATAAAAATAGTTTGGGTTAATATACCCGGAGAAAAAGAGTTTATTTTTTCCTTTAAATTGAATACCGGAAATAAAAAAGGCGAAATTGTATTAAATCAAAAGTTTTTTTATTTGGTTGATGGTGCTAAAAAAGATACCGAAGCCGAGCCTTTAACAATCAATATTCAAGATGGAGCAACCACTTCATTGGCTTCCCTTACTTTGAATGAAAACGCATCTGATCCAATATCAACAAATGAAAATCCCGATGTAAAAACAAATCCTGTGGTAAATAGCAATACGGTTACCAATAATCCCGAAATAAAAAAGGAAAACGGTCAGGGAATTACTTACCGATTGCAATTAGGTGCCTTTGGCACAGACCCCGGTAAATCCCGATTCAGCAATGCTGGTTCTGTAAGCATTATTCAAGAAAACGGGTTATATAAAGTACAATTAGGCTCATTCTCAACTAAAGAAGAAGCATTGGCTAAAAGAAGCGCTCTGCTGCAAAAAGGAATTGAAAGTTTTATTGCCGCCTACAAAGACGGAAAAAGGCTTTAA
- a CDS encoding DUF3820 family protein, with product MEVTKKLLVEMVITKMPFGQFEDTLICNLPLNYLEGLNSIGFPNGKLGILLQAVYDMKMEGTEYILEPFKVKSKIN from the coding sequence ATGGAAGTTACCAAAAAATTACTCGTTGAAATGGTTATCACCAAAATGCCATTCGGGCAATTTGAAGATACTTTAATTTGCAATCTCCCATTGAATTATTTGGAAGGTTTAAATTCTATCGGATTTCCAAACGGAAAGTTGGGTATATTATTACAAGCAGTGTACGACATGAAAATGGAAGGAACAGAATATATTTTAGAGCCTTTTAAGGTTAAATCGAAAATTAATTAG
- a CDS encoding transketolase yields MENEKKAFASSSLNFDDFKKIVLNDYRLINESRQASLLGRKEVLTGKAKFGIFGDGKELAQVALSKVFQNGDFRSGYYRDQTLMFAIQAVSIKQWFAGLYAHTDIHFEPMSAGRQMNGHFGTHSLNDDGTFKELINQKNSSSDISPTGSQMPRLLGLAYASHFYRVNKNLQQPPFTKFSSKGNEIAFGTIGDASTSEGLFWETLNAAGVLQVPMLISVWDDGHGISVPKKYQTTKESISEIIKGFQRENEGKGYEIYRTKGWDYAHLCETYEKAAKICREQHIPVLVHVEEVTQPQGHSTSGSHERYKSKERLQWELDFDCIKKMREWILKNALLDEKELDKIEEEAKESVRHAKNEAWNEYLLPIKQEINSIVEITEEFKDDAVLSIINELKSIKEPIRKDIHSAVKKIIRKSIGAENESRKKLILWLDNAKKENHERYSTNLYSETIQSLKNINEVDAIYENEKWVDGREIIRDNFDAVLKKYPEVLIFGEDSGKIGGVNQGLEGLQLKYGEERVFDTGIREATIMGQAIGLAMRGLRPIAEIQYLDYLLYALQLMSDDLATVQWRTKGKQKAPVLTRTRGHRLEGVWHSGSPMGMIIHACRGINICVPRNMTVASGFYNTLLESDEPALIIEPLNGYRLKEKQPSNFGEYKFKLGVPEILSSGNDVTLVSYGSTLRIAQEAIQTLSDYNIQVELIDIQTLLPFDIQKSIVKSVQKTNRLVVLDEDVPGGASAFILQQILEVQEAYRYLDSKPITITAKEHRPAYGSDGDYFSKPNADDVFEIIYDLMRETNPNKYPTIY; encoded by the coding sequence ATGGAAAATGAAAAAAAGGCTTTCGCTTCAAGCAGTTTGAATTTCGACGATTTTAAAAAAATCGTGCTGAATGATTATCGCTTAATTAATGAAAGTAGACAGGCTAGTTTATTGGGAAGAAAAGAAGTGTTAACCGGAAAAGCCAAATTTGGAATTTTTGGTGATGGAAAAGAATTGGCCCAAGTTGCACTTAGTAAAGTATTTCAAAATGGCGATTTCCGAAGTGGTTATTACCGCGATCAAACTTTAATGTTTGCCATACAAGCCGTTTCAATAAAACAATGGTTTGCCGGTTTATATGCGCATACAGATATTCATTTCGAACCCATGAGTGCGGGACGACAAATGAACGGACATTTTGGAACGCATAGTTTAAATGATGACGGTACATTTAAAGAATTAATAAATCAAAAAAATTCGAGCAGCGATATTTCTCCAACAGGCTCCCAAATGCCTCGTTTATTAGGTTTAGCCTATGCTTCCCATTTTTACAGAGTAAATAAAAATTTACAACAACCTCCATTTACCAAGTTCAGCAGTAAAGGAAATGAAATAGCTTTCGGAACCATAGGTGATGCATCCACATCTGAAGGATTATTTTGGGAAACATTAAATGCAGCGGGTGTTTTACAAGTACCAATGCTTATTTCTGTTTGGGATGATGGCCATGGCATATCAGTTCCAAAAAAATATCAAACCACCAAAGAAAGTATTTCTGAAATCATAAAAGGTTTTCAAAGAGAGAATGAAGGAAAAGGGTATGAAATTTACAGAACCAAAGGATGGGATTATGCACACTTGTGTGAAACTTATGAAAAAGCCGCAAAAATTTGCAGAGAACAACATATTCCTGTATTGGTGCATGTTGAAGAAGTAACGCAGCCACAAGGTCACAGCACTAGTGGATCGCATGAAAGATACAAGAGCAAGGAAAGATTACAGTGGGAACTTGATTTTGATTGTATCAAAAAAATGAGAGAGTGGATTTTAAAAAATGCTTTACTCGATGAAAAAGAATTAGATAAAATTGAAGAAGAAGCCAAAGAAAGTGTTAGGCATGCAAAAAATGAAGCCTGGAATGAATATTTGTTACCCATCAAACAAGAAATTAATTCTATAGTAGAAATAACCGAAGAGTTTAAGGATGATGCTGTGTTAAGCATAATTAACGAACTGAAATCGATAAAAGAACCTATTCGCAAGGATATTCATTCTGCCGTTAAAAAAATTATCCGAAAAAGTATTGGCGCAGAAAATGAATCCAGAAAAAAACTTATTCTTTGGTTAGATAACGCCAAAAAGGAAAATCACGAAAGATACAGTACCAATTTATACTCAGAAACGATTCAAAGTTTAAAAAATATAAATGAGGTTGATGCAATTTATGAGAACGAAAAGTGGGTTGATGGAAGAGAAATTATTCGAGATAATTTTGATGCCGTATTGAAAAAATATCCGGAGGTTCTGATCTTTGGAGAAGATTCCGGAAAAATTGGAGGAGTGAATCAGGGTTTAGAGGGATTACAATTAAAATACGGAGAAGAGCGCGTATTTGATACCGGAATTCGTGAAGCTACTATTATGGGACAGGCCATTGGTTTGGCCATGCGGGGATTAAGGCCAATAGCAGAAATTCAATATTTGGATTATTTATTGTACGCTTTGCAACTAATGAGTGATGATTTAGCAACTGTACAATGGAGAACAAAAGGTAAACAAAAAGCACCTGTGCTTACTCGTACCAGAGGGCATCGCTTAGAAGGTGTTTGGCACAGTGGATCGCCAATGGGAATGATTATTCACGCTTGCCGTGGTATTAATATTTGCGTGCCGCGTAATATGACAGTAGCTTCTGGGTTTTATAATACTTTGTTAGAGTCCGATGAACCGGCTTTAATTATTGAACCATTAAATGGTTACCGTTTAAAGGAAAAACAACCATCTAATTTTGGCGAGTATAAATTTAAATTGGGGGTTCCTGAAATTTTAAGTTCGGGTAATGATGTTACTCTGGTAAGTTATGGAAGCACCTTAAGAATTGCTCAAGAAGCCATACAAACCTTATCCGATTATAACATACAGGTTGAATTGATAGATATTCAAACCTTATTGCCATTTGATATTCAAAAGAGCATCGTAAAATCTGTTCAAAAAACCAATCGATTGGTGGTATTGGATGAAGATGTACCGGGTGGAGCCAGCGCATTTATATTACAACAAATACTTGAAGTGCAAGAAGCTTATCGTTATTTAGATTCCAAACCAATAACAATTACCGCTAAAGAGCATCGTCCGGCTTACGGAAGCGATGGAGATTATTTTAGCAAACCAAATGCAGATGATGTATTTGAAATTATCTATGATTTAATGCGTGAAACAAATCCAAATAAATATCCAACAATCTATTAA